In Neofelis nebulosa isolate mNeoNeb1 chromosome 10, mNeoNeb1.pri, whole genome shotgun sequence, one DNA window encodes the following:
- the LOC131488786 gene encoding olfactory receptor 4C11-like, translating into MNSSVTEFILLGLTRDAGKQKAVFGVFLIIYLATLLGNFLIVVTIKISRTLGSPMYFFLFYLSFADTCFSTTTAPRLIVDALAQKKTISYNKCMIQVFTFHLFGCMEILVLILMAFDRYVAICKPLRYTTIMSRHVCSVLVILAWVGSCIHSSAQIFVTLRLPFCGPNVIDHYFCDLQPLLKLACMDTYVINLLVVSNSGAICTVSFIILLMSYVVILYSLRNHSAEGRRKALSTCTSHFIVVVLFFGPCIFIYTRPPTTFPIDKMVAVFYTIGTPLLNPLIYTLRNVEVKNAMKKLWCSKV; encoded by the coding sequence ATGAATAGCAGTGTGACTGAATTCATTCTCCTTGGGTTGACACGGGATGCAGGAAAGCAGAAGGCAGTATTTGGGGTCTTCTTGATTATTTACCTTGCGACACTGTTGGGGAACTTTCTCATTGTAGTGACTATTAAAATAAGCAGGACCCTTGGGAgtcccatgtacttcttcctgttCTATCTGTCTTTTGCTGACACCTGCTTCTCTACAACCACAGCCCCCAGATTGATTGTGGATGCCCTTGCTCAGAAGAAGACCATTTCCTACAATAAGTGCATGATTCAGGTCTTTACATTCCATTTGTTTGGGTGCATGGAAATCTTGGTGCTCATCCTCATGGCTTTTGATCGCTATGTAGCCATTTGTAAGCCCTTGCGATACACAACCATCATGAGCCGGCACGTGTGCAGTGTTTTGGTGATTTTAGCCTGGGTGGGATCTTGTATCCACTCTTCGGCACAAATTTTCGTGACTTTGAGATTGCCTTTCTGTGGCCCCAACGTGATTGACCACTATTTCTGTGACTTGCAGCCCTTGTTGAAACTTGCCTGCATGGACACTTATGTGATAAATTTGCTAGTTGTTTCTAACAGTGGGGCCATATGCACGGTGAGTTTCATAATCCTGCTTATGTCCTATGTTGTCATCTTGTACTCTCTGCGTAACCACAGTGCTGAAGGAAGGCGAAAAGCCCTTTCCACCTGCACCTCCCACTTTATTGTGGTTGTCCTGTTTTTTGGTCCatgtatattcatatacacaCGCCCACCAACCACATTTCCAATAGACAAGATGGTGGCTGTGTTTTATACAATTGGGACGCCCTTGCTCAACCCTCTGATCTATACCCTGAGGAATGTTGAAGTGAAAAATGCCATGAAAAAGTTATGGTGTAGCAAAGTATGA
- the LOC131488787 gene encoding olfactory receptor 4C16-like produces the protein MRLNNNVTESILLGLTQDPVRKKIVFVTFLLFYLGTLLGNFLIITTIKTSRALGSPMYFFLFHLSLSDTCFCSSVAPRMIVDAFLKKSTICFSECMIQVFSFHFFGCLEIFILILMAADRYVAICKPLHYTTIMSQRVCAVLVAMAWVGSCVHSLAQIFLALSLPFCGPNVIDHYFCDLQPLLRLACTDTYVINLLLVSNSGAICTLSFVMLMCSYVNILYSLRNHSAEGRRKALSTCVSHIIVVILFFGPCIFIYTRPATTFPMDKMIAVFYTLGTPLINPLIYTLRNAEVKNAMRKLWKKS, from the coding sequence ATGCGGCTGAATAATAATGTGACAGAGTCCATTCTCCTTGGGTTGACCCAGGATCCTGTTAGGAAGAAAATAGTGTTTGTCACTTTCTTGCTTTTCTATTTGGGGACATTGCTGGGTAACTTTCTGATCATTACTACTATCAAGACCAGCCGGGCCCTCGGGAGTCCaatgtactttttccttttccacttgTCCTTATCGGACACCTGTTTCTGTAGTTCTGTAGCCCCTAGAATGATTGTGGATGCCTTTTTGAAGAAGAGCACTATCTGTTTCAGTGAGTGCATGATACAGGTCTTCTCGTTCCATTTCTTTGGCTGCCTGGAGATCTTCATTCTTATCCTCATGGCCGctgaccgctatgtggccatctgtaagCCCCTGCACTACACAACCATCATGAGTCAACGAGTCTGTGCTGTGCTGGTGGCTATGGCCTGGGTGGGGTCCTGTGTACATTCTTTAGCTCAGATTTTTCTGGCCTTGAGTTTACCCTTCTGTGGTCCCAATGTGATCGATCACTATTTTTGTGACTTGCAGCCATTGTTGAGGCTCGCCTGTACAGACACTTACGTAATCAACCTACTCTTGGTGTCCAATAGCGGGGCCATTTGTACCCTGAGTTTTGTCATGCTGATGTGCTCCTATGTTAATATCTTGTATTCTCTGAGAAACCACAGTGCTGAAGGGAGGAGAAAAGCCCTCTCCACCTGTGTCTCCCACATCATTGTGGTCATCTTGTTCTTCGGTCCttgcatatttatatacacacgCCCTGCAACCACCTTCCCCATGGATAAGATGATAGCTGTGTTTTATACACTTGGAACACCTTTGATCAATCCTCTGATTTACACACTGAGGAATGCAGAAGTGAAAAACGCCATGAGGAAGTTATGGAAGAAGAGTTAA